From one Lotus japonicus ecotype B-129 chromosome 3, LjGifu_v1.2 genomic stretch:
- the LOC130746572 gene encoding 3'-5' exonuclease-like codes for MNPSNATATATATATPTTTPIPPAVISVVDHELPDDTHNLYDITFDSHTIRTLVTSFPSFVDSWLTETLNPNPSASFLVGLDIEWRPNLQRNADHRVATLQLCIGLRCLVFQIFHAPSIPASLFNFLANPNHTFVGVGIAEDAEKLLLDYDLGVANTVDLRTVAADVMSDPALKNAGIRTLAQRVMGRDVAKPRRITMSKWDNLWLVADQVQYAAVDAFVSSQIGLTLFQK; via the coding sequence ATGAATCCCTCCaacgccaccgccaccgccactgCCACCGCAACTCCCACCACCACCCCGATCCCACCCGCCGTAATCTCGGTGGTGGACCACGAACTCCCCGACGACACACACAACCTCTACGACATCACCTTCGACTCACACACCATCCGAACCCTCGTCACTTCCTTCCCATCCTTCGTCGACTCCTGGCTCACCGAAACCCTCAACCCCAATCCCTCCGCCTCCTTCCTCGTCGGCCTCGACATCGAGTGGCGCCCCAATCTCCAGCGCAACGCCGACCACCGCGTCGCCACACTCCAGCTCTGCATCGGCCTCCGCTGCCTCGTCTTCCAAATCTTCCACGCCCCCTCCATCCCTGCCTCACTCTTCAACTTCCTCGCCAACCCCAACCACACCTTCGTCGGCGTCGGCATTGCGGAAGACGCGGAGAAGCTCCTCCTCGACTACGATCTGGGCGTGGCCAACACCGTCGACCTCCGCACCGTCGCCGCCGATGTCATGAGCGACCCTGCTTTGAAGAACGCCGGGATCCGGACGCTGGCACAGCGCGTGATGGGGAGGGACGTTGCGAAGCCGCGGAGGATTACCATGAGCAAGTGGGATAACCTGTGGCTTGTTGCTGATCAGGTTCAGTATGCTGCTGTTGATGCCTTCGTCTCTTCTCAAATTGGACTCACCCTCTTTCAAAAATAG
- the LOC130744868 gene encoding disease resistance protein RPV1-like, translating into TSEATNIPSNHYYKQKNESKNLCFAYNNSNRRIYYFSNSHCFLSVAVNLHIDMASSSSLKKHEVFISFRGEDTRPSFISFLHAALCRTYIETYIDYRIDKEDEVCPQHEKAIRDSTLFLLIFSENYASSTCCLNELAEIIKCKRDDEDIVVIPVFYKIEPSQVRKQSGSYHTAFAKHKKQGKDKIQKWKDALFEASNFSGFDSTGYRTESDLIEDIIKTVLRKLNQKYTNELRCLFIPDENYSRIESSLETDSSDVRIIGLWGMGGIGKTSLAAAIFQKVSSQYEGSCFLENVTEESNRRGLNYTCNRLLSKLLKEDLGIDTPKVIPAIVMRRLRRTKSFIVLDDVSTSQLLESLIGAGRDWLGAGSRVIVTTRDKHVLLSGGVDEIHEVKEMNLQNSLRLFSLNAFNQILPKQEYEEVSNKAVAYAKGNPLALKVLGSFLRSKTRKEWDSALAKLKEIPNADIQKVLRLSYDDLDDTEQNIFLDIACFFKGSGRKKVTKILNACGFFADIGIRNLLDKALITISSYNVIQMHDLLQEMGREIVHEESVKNPGQRSRLWDPQEVCDVLTNDRGTGAVEGIVLDMSQITPINLSSEAFKSMWNLRVLAFEAYNRDVKRINSVNLPTGLDSLPKELRCFAWRGYPLNSLPSAFRPEKLVELHLPYSNVEKLWNGAQNLPSLERIDLSECTSLTECPNLSRAPNVKHVVLGKCESLTHVDPSIFTLQKLVELDVSGCKSLKSLSCSSSSPSLRRFYAWGCFNLQEFTITSMPSSTSGPSTTGLSSQLEGSCLKNEVPSSSSHIRNLELFSFPICESLKDLPENLAYQITLSDSGKNECDTLITLHKVLPSPCFRHVRRVFFFLCHTLSELPDNISLLSSLEYLGLFFSAIRSLPESIKYLPRLKFLELGECKMIQSIPALPQSIECFFVWNSESLQNALTSVSEPSKKPDKCTFLLPNCIKLDQPSFNAILKDAIFRIELGAEPMSAEVLEKREDASSDDEDDNYNDLFNDLYISEAVRSGKICYLLPAGNCEVGDWFHYHSTQALATIELPPNHSGFIFFLVLSQVQTYHIGYRGSFGCEFCLETSWGEMIIVKSFFVDESIVLNPHTLFDIMSDHVFLWYDAKCCQQIREAIKEIKAKDGCAAANPKLAFKFFARTQDNMEAVIKECGFRWIYSSEDQIVEEGEECESETCGETHRGEGSDCDEQKETVTPIKTFKQSVLVTSSNLEAEGTEHLRQTLEELLHIGFGGDLMQ; encoded by the exons ACTTCTGAAGCTACCAACATACCCTCTaatcactattataagcaaaagaatgaatctaaaaactTGTGTTTTGCTTATAATAATAGTAACAGGAGAATCTACTATTTTTCTAACTCACACTGCTTTTTGTCTGTTGCAGTGAATCTACACATAGATATGGCTTCTTCGTCCTCTCTCAAGAAACACGAGGTCTTCATCAGCTTCAGAGGCGAGGACACTCGCCCCAGCTTCATCAGCTTCCTCCATGCTGCTCTCTGCAGAACCTACATTGAGACCTACATAGACTACAGGATCGACAAAGAAGATGAGGTCTGTCCTCAACATGAGAAAGCCATCAGAGATTCCACTCTCTTCTTGCTCATCTTCTCTGAAAACTACGCGTCATCCACATGCTGCTTGAACGAGCTGGCTGAGATTATCAAGTGCAAGAGAGATGATGAAGACATTGTCGTCATCCCTGTGTTCTACAAGATAGAGCCGTCACAGGTGAGGAAGCAGAGCGGGAGTTACCACACGGCGTTCGCGAAGCACAAGAAGCAGGGGAAGGACAAGATTCAGAAGTGGAAGGATGCTCTCTTTGAAGCTTCCAATTTCTCTGGATTTGATTCTACTGGATACAG GACTGAATCTGACTTGATTGAAGACATCATCAAAACGGTTTTACGAAAGCTAAATCAAAAGTACACGAATGAATTGAGATGCCTGTTCATACCTGATGAAAACTATTCACGCATTGAGTCTTCATTAGAAACTGATTCAAGTGATGTTCGAATAATTGGACTTTGGGGAATGGGAGGCATAGGCAAGACAAGCCTTGCTGCTGCTATCTTTCAGAAAGTGTCCTCCCAGTATGAGGGTAGTTGCTTCTTAGAAAATGTGACAGAAGAATCTAACAGGCGTGGACTCAATTACACATGCAACAGACTCCTTTCTAAGTTGCTAAAGGAAGATCTTGGCATTGACACTCCCAAAGTGATACCTGCTATTGTTATGAGAAGACTTAGACGCACAAAATCTTTCATTGTACTAGATGATGTGAGTACTTCACAGCTTCTAGAAAGTTTGATTGGAGCCGGGCGTGACTGGTTAGGAGCTGGTAGCAGAGTCATTGTGACTACCAGAGACAAGCACGTGCTTTTAAGTGGAGGAGTTGATGAAATTCATGAAGTCAAGGAAATGAACCTTCAAAACTCCCTTCGGCTTTTCAGCTTGAATGCTTTTAATCAAATCCTCCCCAAACAGGAATATGAGGAGGTATCAAACAAAGCAGTTGCTTATGCCAAAGGCAACCCTTTGGCTTTGAAAGTTTTGGGATCATTTCTTCGTTCCAAAACTAGAAAAGAGTGGGACAGTGCATTAGCTAAACTGAAGGAGATTCCCAATGCAGATATTCAAAAGGTGTTGAGATTGAGCTATGATGATTTAGATGATACAGAGCAAAATATATTTCTAGACATTGCATGTTTTTTCAAAGGAAGTGGAAGAAAGAAAgtaacaaaaatattaaatgcTTGTGGTTTCTTTGCAGATATTGGGATAAGAAACCTTTTAGACAAGGCTCTTATTACTATTTCTTCATATAATGTCATTCAAATGCATGACCTGCTACAAGAAATGGGTAGGGAAATTGTTCATGAGGAATCTGTCAAAAACCCTGGGCAGCGCAGTAGACTGTGGGACCCTCAGGAAGTCTGTGATGTATTGACAAATGATAGA GGAACTGGTGCAGTTGAAGGCATAGTGTTAGATATGAGTCAAATTACACCCATAAATTTAAGCTCCGAGGCATTCAAAAGCATGTGGAACCTAAGGGTACTTGCCTTCGAAGCCTACAATCGGGATGTTAAGAGAATTAACTCTGTGAACCTTCCAACGGGTCTTGACTCATTGCCTAAAGAGTTAAGATGTTTTGCATGGAGGGGATATCCATTGAATTCTTTACCATCAGCTTTTCGTCCTGAGAAGCTTGTTGAGCTTCACCTGCCATACAGCAATGTGGAAAAACTTTGGAACGGAGCACAG AATCTGCCAAGTTTAGAGAGAATTGACCTTAGTGAGTGCACAAGCTTGACAGAGTGTCCAAATTTGTCCCGTGCCCCAAATGTTAAACATGTTGTGCTAGGCAAATGTGAAAGTTTGACTCATGTTGATCCATCCATTTTCACACTCCAGAAACTTGTTGAATTAGATGTGAGTGGATGCAAGTCACTTAAGAGCCTAAGTTGCAGCTCTTCTTCACCATCCCTCAGAAGATTCTATGCCTGGGGTTGCTTCAATCTCCAAGAGTTCACAATCACATCAATGCCCTCCAGTACCAGTGGTCCTTCCACAACTGGTTTGTCTTCGCAGCTAGAAGGGTCATGTTTGAAGAATGAGGTGCCCTCATCATCTTCCCACATCAGAAACCTTGAACTCTTTTCTTTTCCCATCTGTGAGAGTCTCAAAGATCTCCCTGAAAACTTAGCCTATCAAATCACACTTTCAGACTCAGGAAAAAATGAATGTGACACTTTGATAACCTTACATAAAGTACTACCTAGCCCTTGCTTTCGACATGTAAGACgtgtattttttttcctttgtcaCACTTTATCTGAACTCCCAGACAACATCTCCTTGTTATCATCATTAGAGTATTTAGGACTGTTTTTTTCTGCCATCAGAAGCTTGCCTGAAAGCATTAAGTATCTTCCACGACTCAAATTTCTTGAACTCGGTGAATGTAAAATGATTCAATCTATACCTGCGCTTCCGCAGTCCATTGAGTGCTTCTTTGTCTGGAACAGCGAATCTCTTCAGAATGCGTTGACTTCGGTGAGTGAACCATCCAAAAAACCTGACAAGTGCACTTTTCTGCTTCCTAACTGCATAAAATTGGATCAGCCTTCATTCAATGCCATTCTGAAAGATGCCATTTTTAGGATTGAACTTGGTGCAGAACCAATGTCAGCAGAAGTattagagaaaagagaagatgCATCCtcggatgatgaggatgataatTATAATGATTTATTTAATGACTTGTACATTTCTGAAGCTGTAAGAAGTGGAAAGATTTGCTACTTGTTACCTGCTGGAAACTGCGAAGTTGGAGACTGGTTCCATTACCACTCTACCCAAGCTTTAGCCACTATTGAGCTACCTCCTAATCATTCGGGATTCATTTTCTTCTTGGTCCTTTCTCAAGTTCAAACATATCACATTGGATACCGTGGAAGTTTTGGATGTGAATTTTGCTTGGAAACTAGTTGGGGTGAAATGATCATTGTAAAAAGTTTCTTTGTAGATGAAAGCATTGTGCTTAATCCGCATACATTATTTGATATAATGTCAGATCATGTGTTTTTATGGTATGATGCAAAATGTTGCCAGCAGATAAGGGAAGCAATCAAAGAAATAAAAGCCAAAGACGGATGCGCCGCTgccaatccaaagcttgcatttAAATTCTTCGCTCGAACTCAGGATAATATGGAAGCAGTGATAAAGGAGTGTGGGTTTCGCTGGATATATTCCTCAGAAGATCAAATAGTTGAGGAAGGTGAAGAATGTGAATCTGAGACATGTGGGGAAACCCACAGAGGTGAAGGCTCTGACTGTGATGAGCAAAAAGAAACTGTTACTCCAATAAAGACATTCAAGCAAAGTGTTCTTGTAACTTCATCCAACCTGGAAGCCGAAGGAACAGAACACTTGAG GCAAACACTTGAAGAACTTTTGCATATTGGATTTGGTGGAGACCTTATGCAGTAA
- the LOC130746571 gene encoding NDR1/HIN1-like protein 13, with amino-acid sequence MTDKVHPSAKPTGNGTAAANISLPPTKSQLHGPNRPTYRPRAAPPRRRSSNSCCCTLFCWLILILFILIILLGAAGAVLYFLYHPQRPSFTVTSLKLSTFKLSSSSSTLTSKFQLTLSATNPNKKITFFYQPTSVNILTGDMDVGDGVIPSFEHGKENTTVLKIPVARSGEVAADDAVKGSLKSKSALALKVKMETKVEAKMGMFRTPRVGIRVLCDGIQVTLPAGEKPATASAVNSACAVDVRFKFWKWTLG; translated from the coding sequence ATGACAGACAAGGTCCACCCTTCAGCCAAGCCCACCGGCAATGGCACCGCCGCCGCCAACATCTCATTACCGCCGACAAAATCCCAACTCCACGGCCCCAACCGCCCCACCTACCGTCCCCGTGCTGCACCCCCTCGCCGCCGCAGCAGCAACAGTTGCTGCTGCACACTCTTCTGCTGGctcatcctcatcctcttcatcctcatcatccTCCTCGGCGCCGCCGGCGCCGTCCTCTACTTCCTCTACCACCCTCAACGCCCTTCCTTCACCGTCACGTCACTCAAACTTTCCACCTTcaaactctcctcctcctcctccaccctcaccTCCAAGTTCCAACTCACACTCTCCGCCACCAACCCCAACAAAAAGATCACATTCTTCTACCAGCCCACCTCGGTAAACATCCTCACCGGCGACATGGACGTCGGAGATGGTGTCATTCCGTCGTTCGAGCACGGGAAGGAGAACACCACGGTGCTGAAAATCCCGGTGGCGAGGAGCGGAGAGGTGGCGGCGGATGACGCCGTGAAGGGGAGCTTGAAGAGCAAGAGTGCACTGGCGTTGAAGGTGAAGATGGAGACGAAGGTGGAGGCCAAGATGGGGATGTTCAGGACACCACGCGTTGGAATCAGAGTGTTGTGTGATGGTATCCAGGTTACTCTTCCCGCCGGCGAGAAACCGGCGACGGCGTCGGCTGTGAACTCTGCATGTGCGGTGGACGTGAGGTTCAAGTTCTGGAAATGGACTCTTGGATGA
- the LOC130746573 gene encoding receptor-like serine/threonine-protein kinase ALE2 isoform X1, translating to MVLQLILLLIKLHLVVSSQQLQEYAATNLLHSRTRSLLSNAVLPSVLSSEVPSSIADPPAESSSGIAGSIALPPSKSMTKTPAKKWMHHKHHYSRRENQYPTPGPTYPIQAPTYSHQGPSAFESLPPFSSKSKDIRAPSPAPSPALLSGHLDAAPSHSPRISPLGSSLKKIKSPPPAYTLVLPPPPPNKDCLSMTCSEPLTYTPPGSPCGCVWPLQVKLRIGVAIYKCFPLVSKLAEEIAASVFLNHSQVRIVGADAANQQLEKTNVLVNLVPKGVKFDDTTAFSMYKKFWHREILLDASLFGAYEVLYVHYPGLPPSPPSTPSGVSSIDDGPNPGHDNNGMMMKPLGVDVSKKEKEGSNGRMIFIIVLSSITAFVLFIGLAWLCMLKCGTYVHKKEQVPDGLILSSSKQSRDTRSSTHGVTRGSGSGSFNSGTITYTGSAKMFTLIDIEKATNKFDSSRILGEGGFGLVYKGILNDGRDVAVKILKRDDQRGGREFLAEVEMLSRLHHRNLVKLIGICIEKQTRCLIYELVPNGSVESHLHGADKETGPLDWNARMKIALGAARGLAYLHEDSNPCVIHRDFKSSNILLECDFTPKVSDFGLARTALDEGNKHISTHVMGTFGYLAPEYAMTGHLLVKSDVYSYGVVLLELLTGRKPVDLSQPPGQENLVTWARPILTSKEGLQMIIDPVIKPHISVDTAVKVAAIASMCVQPEVSQRPFMGEVVQALKLVCNEFEETNYARSRRFQEEGLLSHVEGKFCGYQSGEEKAALSPSELLSTSGQEFESFRRHSTSGPLITGKKIHFWQKLRRGSTSEHGFQLNYG from the exons ATGGTACTTCAGCTGATTCTCCTGCTAATTAAGCTACATTTAGTAGTCAGTAGTCAACAGCTTCAAGAATATGCAG CCACCAATCTGCTACATTCCAGAACCAGAAGCCTTTTAAGTAATGCAGTCTTACCATCAGTGTTATCTTCTGAAGTTCCTTCAAGTATTGCAGACCCACCTGCAGAGTCATCTTCTGGTATTGCTGGAAGTATTGCACTTCCACCTTCCAAGTCTATGACCAAAACTCCTGCAAAGAAATGGATGCATCATAAGCATCACTATTCCAGAAGAGAGAACCAATATCCAACTCCAGGGCCAACCTACCCAATCCAGGCTCCTACTTACAGCCATCAAG GTCCTTCAGCCTTCGAATCACTACCTCCTTTCTCTTCAAAGAGCAAGGATATCCGCGCACCTTCACCTGCACCATCACCGGCATTACTGTCAGGCCACCTGGATG CAGCGCCCTCTCATTCACCTAGAATTTCACCTCTAGGTTCATCACTAAAGAAGATAAAGTCTCCACCACCAGCATATACATTGGTTctgcctcctccacctcctaaTAAGG ATTGCTTGTCCATGACTTGCTCAGAGCCCTTGACATATACACCTCCGGGATCACCTTGTGGCTGTGTTTGGCCGCTTCAAGTTAAGCTTCGTATCGGCGTCGCAATATACAAGTGTTTTCCTCTGGTTTCAAAGCTAGCTGAGGAAATTGCAGCAAGCGTTTTTCTGAACCATAGCCAAGTTCGCATCGTGGGAGCTGATGCGGCTAATCAACAACTAGAGAAAACCAATGTTCTCGTAAACTTGGTGCCCAAAGGAGTAAAATTTGATGATACCACAGCATTTTCAATGTACAAGAAATTCTGGCACAGGGAGATTCTACTAGATGCTTCGCTCTTTGGTGCTTATGAAGTACTCTATGTTCATTATCCAG GTCTTCCACCATCTCCACCTTCAACTCCTTCAGGTGTTTCTAGTATAGATGATGGACCAAATCCAGGTCATGATAACAATGGAATGATGATGAAACCTTTAGGAGTAGATGTctcaaagaaggaaaaagaaggaaGTAATGGACGAATGATTTTTATCATTGTTCTGTCATCAATTACTGCTTTTGTTCTATTCATAGGACTTGCTTGGCTTTGTATGTTGAAATGCGGTACCTATGTTCATAAAAAAGAACAAGTTCCAGATGGTTTAATTTTGTCCTCTTCAAAACAATCAA GGGATACTAGGTCATCAACTCATGGGGTCACGCGAGGTTCTGGATCAGGGTCCTTTAATTCTGGAACAATAACATACACCGGGTCTGCTAAGATGTTTACTTTGATTGACATAGAGAAAGCAACAAATAAATTCGACTCTTCAAgaatattaggagaaggtggttTTGGACTTGTTTACAAAGGTATTCTAAATGATGGGAGGGATGTAGCGGTGAAGATTCTTAAAAGAGATGATCAGCGTGGAGGCCGAGAATTCTTGGCAGAAGTTGAGATGCTTAGCCGCCTACACCATAGGAATTTAGTTAAATTGATAGGTATATGCATAGAGAAACAGACTCGTTGCCTAATCTATGAGCTTGTCCCTAATGGAAGTGTGGAATCACACTTACATG GTGCTGACAAGGAAACTGGTCCACTAGACTGGAATGCCCGGATGAAGATTGCACTTGGTGCAGCTCGAGGATTGGCTTATCTGCATGAAGATTCAAATCCATGTGTCATACATAGGGACTTCAAGTCCAGCAACATCTTGTTGGAATGTGACTTTACACCCAAAGTTTCAGATTTTGGACTGGCTAGAACAGCACTGGACGAGGGAAACAAGCATATCTCCACACATGTCATGGGCACATTTGG CTACTTAGCTCCGGAATATGCAATGACCGGCCATCTTCTCGTCAAAAGTGATGTTTACAGTTACGGAGTTGTACTCCTTGAGCTCCTAACCGGTAGAAAGCCTGTGGACCTGTCACAACCGCCAGGTCAAGAAAACCTCGTCACTTGGGCTCGTCCAATTCTCACAAGTAAGGAGGGTTTGCAGATGATCATAGACCCAGTTATAAAGCCCCACATATCTGTCGACACTGCAGTAAAAGTTGCAGCAATAGCTTCCATGTGTGTGCAACCAGAAGTGTCTCAACGTCCTTTCATGGGTGAAGTTGTTCAGGCCTTGAAGCTGGTATgcaatgagtttgaggaaacaAACTATGCAAGATCAAGGAGATTTCAAGAAGAGGGTCTTCTGAGTCATGTGGAAGGGAAGTTTTGTGGCTATCAATCTGGTGAAGAAAAGGCAGCATTatcaccatcagagcttctcaGCACTTCAGGCCAGGAATTTGAGTCTTTCAGGAGGCATTCTACTTCAGGGCCTCTGATTACAGGGAAGAAAATACACTTTTGGCAAAAATTGAGAAGAGGTAGCACCAGCGAACATGGATTTCAACTAAACTATGGCTAG
- the LOC130746573 gene encoding receptor-like serine/threonine-protein kinase ALE2 isoform X2 yields the protein MVLQLILLLIKLHLVVSSQQLQEYAATNLLHSRTRSLLSNAVLPSVLSSEVPSSIADPPAESSSGIAGSIALPPSKSMTKTPAKKWMHHKHHYSRRENQYPTPGPTYPIQAPTYSHQGPSAFESLPPFSSKSKDIRAPSPAPSPALLSGHLDAPSHSPRISPLGSSLKKIKSPPPAYTLVLPPPPPNKDCLSMTCSEPLTYTPPGSPCGCVWPLQVKLRIGVAIYKCFPLVSKLAEEIAASVFLNHSQVRIVGADAANQQLEKTNVLVNLVPKGVKFDDTTAFSMYKKFWHREILLDASLFGAYEVLYVHYPGLPPSPPSTPSGVSSIDDGPNPGHDNNGMMMKPLGVDVSKKEKEGSNGRMIFIIVLSSITAFVLFIGLAWLCMLKCGTYVHKKEQVPDGLILSSSKQSRDTRSSTHGVTRGSGSGSFNSGTITYTGSAKMFTLIDIEKATNKFDSSRILGEGGFGLVYKGILNDGRDVAVKILKRDDQRGGREFLAEVEMLSRLHHRNLVKLIGICIEKQTRCLIYELVPNGSVESHLHGADKETGPLDWNARMKIALGAARGLAYLHEDSNPCVIHRDFKSSNILLECDFTPKVSDFGLARTALDEGNKHISTHVMGTFGYLAPEYAMTGHLLVKSDVYSYGVVLLELLTGRKPVDLSQPPGQENLVTWARPILTSKEGLQMIIDPVIKPHISVDTAVKVAAIASMCVQPEVSQRPFMGEVVQALKLVCNEFEETNYARSRRFQEEGLLSHVEGKFCGYQSGEEKAALSPSELLSTSGQEFESFRRHSTSGPLITGKKIHFWQKLRRGSTSEHGFQLNYG from the exons ATGGTACTTCAGCTGATTCTCCTGCTAATTAAGCTACATTTAGTAGTCAGTAGTCAACAGCTTCAAGAATATGCAG CCACCAATCTGCTACATTCCAGAACCAGAAGCCTTTTAAGTAATGCAGTCTTACCATCAGTGTTATCTTCTGAAGTTCCTTCAAGTATTGCAGACCCACCTGCAGAGTCATCTTCTGGTATTGCTGGAAGTATTGCACTTCCACCTTCCAAGTCTATGACCAAAACTCCTGCAAAGAAATGGATGCATCATAAGCATCACTATTCCAGAAGAGAGAACCAATATCCAACTCCAGGGCCAACCTACCCAATCCAGGCTCCTACTTACAGCCATCAAG GTCCTTCAGCCTTCGAATCACTACCTCCTTTCTCTTCAAAGAGCAAGGATATCCGCGCACCTTCACCTGCACCATCACCGGCATTACTGTCAGGCCACCTGGATG CGCCCTCTCATTCACCTAGAATTTCACCTCTAGGTTCATCACTAAAGAAGATAAAGTCTCCACCACCAGCATATACATTGGTTctgcctcctccacctcctaaTAAGG ATTGCTTGTCCATGACTTGCTCAGAGCCCTTGACATATACACCTCCGGGATCACCTTGTGGCTGTGTTTGGCCGCTTCAAGTTAAGCTTCGTATCGGCGTCGCAATATACAAGTGTTTTCCTCTGGTTTCAAAGCTAGCTGAGGAAATTGCAGCAAGCGTTTTTCTGAACCATAGCCAAGTTCGCATCGTGGGAGCTGATGCGGCTAATCAACAACTAGAGAAAACCAATGTTCTCGTAAACTTGGTGCCCAAAGGAGTAAAATTTGATGATACCACAGCATTTTCAATGTACAAGAAATTCTGGCACAGGGAGATTCTACTAGATGCTTCGCTCTTTGGTGCTTATGAAGTACTCTATGTTCATTATCCAG GTCTTCCACCATCTCCACCTTCAACTCCTTCAGGTGTTTCTAGTATAGATGATGGACCAAATCCAGGTCATGATAACAATGGAATGATGATGAAACCTTTAGGAGTAGATGTctcaaagaaggaaaaagaaggaaGTAATGGACGAATGATTTTTATCATTGTTCTGTCATCAATTACTGCTTTTGTTCTATTCATAGGACTTGCTTGGCTTTGTATGTTGAAATGCGGTACCTATGTTCATAAAAAAGAACAAGTTCCAGATGGTTTAATTTTGTCCTCTTCAAAACAATCAA GGGATACTAGGTCATCAACTCATGGGGTCACGCGAGGTTCTGGATCAGGGTCCTTTAATTCTGGAACAATAACATACACCGGGTCTGCTAAGATGTTTACTTTGATTGACATAGAGAAAGCAACAAATAAATTCGACTCTTCAAgaatattaggagaaggtggttTTGGACTTGTTTACAAAGGTATTCTAAATGATGGGAGGGATGTAGCGGTGAAGATTCTTAAAAGAGATGATCAGCGTGGAGGCCGAGAATTCTTGGCAGAAGTTGAGATGCTTAGCCGCCTACACCATAGGAATTTAGTTAAATTGATAGGTATATGCATAGAGAAACAGACTCGTTGCCTAATCTATGAGCTTGTCCCTAATGGAAGTGTGGAATCACACTTACATG GTGCTGACAAGGAAACTGGTCCACTAGACTGGAATGCCCGGATGAAGATTGCACTTGGTGCAGCTCGAGGATTGGCTTATCTGCATGAAGATTCAAATCCATGTGTCATACATAGGGACTTCAAGTCCAGCAACATCTTGTTGGAATGTGACTTTACACCCAAAGTTTCAGATTTTGGACTGGCTAGAACAGCACTGGACGAGGGAAACAAGCATATCTCCACACATGTCATGGGCACATTTGG CTACTTAGCTCCGGAATATGCAATGACCGGCCATCTTCTCGTCAAAAGTGATGTTTACAGTTACGGAGTTGTACTCCTTGAGCTCCTAACCGGTAGAAAGCCTGTGGACCTGTCACAACCGCCAGGTCAAGAAAACCTCGTCACTTGGGCTCGTCCAATTCTCACAAGTAAGGAGGGTTTGCAGATGATCATAGACCCAGTTATAAAGCCCCACATATCTGTCGACACTGCAGTAAAAGTTGCAGCAATAGCTTCCATGTGTGTGCAACCAGAAGTGTCTCAACGTCCTTTCATGGGTGAAGTTGTTCAGGCCTTGAAGCTGGTATgcaatgagtttgaggaaacaAACTATGCAAGATCAAGGAGATTTCAAGAAGAGGGTCTTCTGAGTCATGTGGAAGGGAAGTTTTGTGGCTATCAATCTGGTGAAGAAAAGGCAGCATTatcaccatcagagcttctcaGCACTTCAGGCCAGGAATTTGAGTCTTTCAGGAGGCATTCTACTTCAGGGCCTCTGATTACAGGGAAGAAAATACACTTTTGGCAAAAATTGAGAAGAGGTAGCACCAGCGAACATGGATTTCAACTAAACTATGGCTAG